The Pirellulales bacterium DNA window TTTCGCCCGGGGGAATCAGAACCACGTCGCCGGGACGAATTTGCTCGATTGGGCCGCCCCAGCGCTGCGTCAGGCCGCAGCCGGCGGTGACGATGAGCGTTTGGCCCAGCGGGTGGGTGTGCCAGGCCGTGCGAGCGCCAGGCTCAAACGTGACACTGTTGCCGGCCGCACGGGCCGGGGCGATGGGCTGAAACAGCGGATCGAGCCGGACCGTGCCGGTGAAATACTCGGCCGGAGGTTTGGCGGAGGGTTGAGAGCCACTGCGTTTGATTTCCACTTGCTTTGCTCCTTTGTTTAATTTGTGATTGTGCCACTATTATTGCTGAGTTTTAATACTTCCGCACGGGTGTGTTAAAAAATCAATCGCCATCGCTGTAAAGCGATGTGATTGCGGTGCGTCACAACGGTCCGATTGCGGCAGGGGGCATAGCGGGAATGGAATAGATTCCAGGTAGACATCGTCAGTTGATTGACCTGCGGGCGTGCCCTGGTTTCGCTGCAGGATACTAGCTATAATGTGGGGGCAAACCTCCCGCGATGGGGAGTCAGTCGTGATGGCGTTGTTCGATGGTAGCCGAATGAAAGGAAGCACTGGGCACGGGCTGGAGCGCCATGCCGCGGCCTGGTTGCAAACCGAGCGCAGGGCGGTAGAGAAGAGTTCAGCACGTCGTGCCATGCACGACGCCAAAGTAACTCGCCGACTTCTTCATGGGTCATGCGATCGTATTACGAAGAATTAGAGGTCGATTCGTCCGCCTCGGCGGATGACATCTGTGTCGCCTTTCGGCGATTGGCGAAGAAGTACCATCCCGATTTGAACATCGGTCGCGAACAAGAAGTGCGCGCGGCGTTTATCCGAGTCCAAAGAGCCTTCGAAATTCTTTCCGATCCGGAGCGGCGTGCCCGTTACGATGCCCATTACGACCGTCGAAACCCCTGGGGTCAACCCACGCCGCCGTCGGTGTACGAAATCCAGCCGCTGGATGAATTTCAGATTGACCGTTCGTCGCTGGAGACAGCGGTTAACCTGCCGAGAATTCGCCGTCGGCTGGATCCGCAGCTTCGCAAAGCGATTTTATTTATTGCCGTGTGCATAGTCGTGGCGGTGCTTGTCGTGATTATTACGACTTGATATCCGCTCGCGGATGTACCTACTAGCTGCTGGCAGCAGTGCATTGTCGCGGTTGCACGGCCAAGCGACCTTCAAGGTTGCTGTTGTTTTGCTTCCTGGCGGGCCAGGGCCATCAGCATCGTGGAGGGCAGTTTTTCCACGCCTAAATGGCGGAGCATGTTTACAACCTGGGCCGTGGTGTATTGTGCATGGGCGCACACGTGCAACAAAACATCGGAGCGGCGGCAGCTAAACCGCTCGCCAAACGACGCGCTGAACCGGTAAACCAGTTCGTCGAGCGATTCCGGCGCATGCGCGGCCAAATCATCGGCCCAGCGTTTTTCCAAAGCGGACCATTTTTGGCGCAACTCGTCCAACGTTCGCAGGGCGTCTTCCCCCTGTTGATTGCCGGGCAATTGGCCCGGGACATCGCCGGGCGCGAGGGCGTTTTCGTTCCCTTGTAGCGCGGCCAGCCAAACATACTCGGCTGCGTACATGTGCGTGAGCGATTTCCATACGGAGCCTTGCCCAATGGCAAACGGGCGGCGGAGCTGCTCGTCGTTAAGTTGCGCCGCAGCGGCAAGTAAATTTTGGTTTACCCACGCGCGGTGCTGGTGCAGGCGGTGAACGAGCGAAATGGCAGTGGTCATCACGGCATATTACTGGTGCAGTGGTGAAATAGTTTAGTCTTGCAGCCGCTGCCGGCGATTCAGCAATCGCTGCAGGCGGCGTTGCAAAGCGGTGTCGTGGCCAAAGGTTTCCGCTTTTTTTAGCCAGCGGCGAGCCGCCAGTGGCCGGCCGGTTTTGCGGTAAGAACTGCACAGGTAGAGGCACATTTCGTAGTGTTGCGGATGACGCGGGTTCAGGCGCAACGCCCGGAGATAGCAAGGAATGGCCTGGCGCATTTTTCCGCCGGCATCGAGCAGTGCGCCCAGATGAAACCAGACCAGCGCGTCGGTTGGTGTTTGCTTCGACAATTCGCGGAGCAGGTCGATGGCTGCCCGGCGGTTGCCGGCCTGTGCTAGGCGAAGTGCACGGGAAAGCAACGCGGGCCTTTGGGAGCGTGCATTTGAGCGATTGGCGCGGGGCAAATAAGATGTCGATCGCCGCATGTTTTCCCCTCGTATCGTTGTAGTTCAATCAAATTAAATCACGACGGCACGACGATGGCAACGATACCAGAAGTTGCAAACACGGTGATCGTGAATGCCCAACAGCCGCGTCTAATCGACGCTGCTGGAGCGCGTGTCGGAGAGCGTTTCGCCGGGGGCCAATTGGTAGCCAAATTCGTTTTGCACCTGCTTGAGCCAGGCGAGGGGCATCCCCTGGTTCTCCTCCAGGCCGACAAATGCATACGGAATTTTAGACATTTCGTTGGACATTTTAGCCATGAATTCTTCGTGCAGCGCGTCCAGAGTGGGCTCCTCGCTTTCGATTTGCACGACGTAGTACACCGTTTGCGGCTCGTTGGCGGCCACGCCGGTTTCGCCGGCTTTCAAAGCGAAAATGCTTTTCATGAACTCGTCGCCGGCCTGCTCCACGCCGGGAACTTTCGTCAGTCGAGGCGCGCCAAACGGCTGGCCGACCGGTTGCGTGAGCCAACTGAACGGACCGACCGTGGAGAGCCCGCTTCCTTCGACCGAGCCGAACGTTTCCTTCAAGGTTTGCTTCAGTTGCCGGGCTTGAGCGGCATCTTCATTGGCCTTGGCCAGGGCGGGTTTGCGGGCTTGGATGATTTTCCAGGCCAGTGTTACTTCAGGCTTGATTTCGTCCAGGGTCGGCGTGTGGGCGGCCTCGTCGGCTACTTTCCACCACAGGTAGCGGTTGTTATCGTTGTCGTCGCTCCGCTGCGGCTGATAGGTGGGCAGCGTCGGCTGACTGCTGGAATCTAATTGATAGGCCGATTGAATGAAGGAGGGGGCGCTGTATTCGCCGGGCACCAGCGAGCGGCGAGATTTGCCCAGATCGGTGTGGTTGTAGGCTTGTTCGAGCGAAATCAGTTCCGTCTGTTTGGCTTCCAATCCGGAGGGCTTGGCCAGAGCGGCCAGATCAGGGGGATCGGGCATTTTAGCGGTTTTATTTCCGCGGCTTTCCGCGGCGCGATAGGTTTGTAGGCCGCGGTTGTATAGCTCGATTTTTGATTCGATTGCGGAAAATGCGGCGTCGACCTGGTCGTCTACTTTTTGTTGAGCCAGCTGATTGCGAATGGTGTCGGCGACTTTATCGAGCGGATCGTATTCGACGGTGCGGTCGGGAGTGGCGGCGTTGGCGTCGGGCGCCCCGGTTTCCGGCATCTTGGCGTCCGATGATTTTGCGTCAGATGTTTTTGAATCGGCGGACTTGGCGTCAGCAGGTTTTGCGTCCGCAGATTTACCAGCGGACGATTTGCTTCCGGCAGGCTTGGTGTCCGACGATTTACTGCTGGACGATGCGTCCGGCGATTTGCCGCTGGACGATTTCGCATCGGCCGATTTTTGGCCCGCTGATTTTGTGTCGGCCTGCGCTAACAGTACGCCATCCAGCGAGGTGGCCACGGTTTGCTTACCGTTGACAGGAGCTGGAGGCGGGACGAATGATTGCTTATTGCTGCTGGATTTATTTTGATTGTCCGATTTTTTTGAGTCGCCGGATTTTGAATCGCTGGATTTGGGGTCACCCGGTTTGGCATCGCTGGATTTTGTGCTTCCCGTTTTGGCGGGTGGGGCTTTCGTATCGGCCGATTTTGCGTCGTTGGTTTTCGCGCCGGTCGATTTCGTATCCAGCGGTTTTGTGTCGGCCGGTTTCGACTCGCCGGATTTTGCCGGGCCGGCGTCGGATTTGGTGTCGTCAGGTTTAACCGTGCCGGCTGGTGCAGTGGCGGCGCCTTCGGCGCCGGGTTTGCCGCTTTCGGGCAGTTCGGGCAGCTTGGTTTTGATGAATTCCTGCTTGTGGTTGTCGTAATAATCTTTGATTTCCTGCTGCGTGATTTTGGGCGATTCAGCGGCCATCAACTGCTCGTAATCGGCCTTGATGTATTGGAACTTGGCTTTGTAAGGCTGTCGGAAGCCGGGGCTGGGACTGGCCGGATCGGGTTCGTCGGTTTTGTATTGTTCGTAAAAGCTTTTGAGTTGCTCCGGGCTGGGATCGGGGATATCGGCCGCGAATTTTTCAACCGGCACGGGAAGAATTTGCGCCGTCACTTTGCGGTTTAAGCGGCAGAAATAATCCCAGCGGTCACCCGGCGTATCGCCGCGAAAAACCGCCCCCATCATTCCGCCGGAGCGGCTCAAAAGAGGCGAAAAGGCCATTTGGGCATAGGCTGCCGCCAACTGCATTCGCAGGGCATCGAACAATTGGGTCTGACCGATTCCGTCGAAACGTTGGGACACGGCTTGGGCTGCATCGGCGAGATCCTGGGGCCGCAATTTATCTTCCGTAAGGGAATTGATGTAGCTGTTGATGACAGTATCGCTGATGACAATGCCCAATTGCTGGGCTTTTTTATCCAACAGCATCGTGTTGACGATGGCTCGGTCGGAGGTTGGAATCTGGCGGTCGATACTGGCGAGTTGTTGTGGTGGCAATCCGGCCTTTGTGCCGGCCGTGATCAGAAACTGTCGCAGTGCCTGGAAATTCGTTTTGAGAAAGTTGAGTTCGCTGCGATGGACCGTGCCAAAGTCCCAAGTAAAGATGTCAGGATCTTCACGCTTGCCGCCGGAGCCAAGACGGGACATCGAGCCGAGAAAAATGAAACTAATCATGGCCAGGATGGAGATGGGGACCATCCAAGCCTTCTGATTTTTGCGGAAAACGCTAAACGGACTGGCCATGTCGGTAGGTTCCTAATCGTTGACGGCGACAGGTGTAAATATCGCCCAATATGCTTGATTACGAAAGCAGCGTTCGTTCCGGTCGGGGGCAAAGATGCCTTGACAACCAACGTGCCCGAGTTGTATGCGATTAAGGCAGCGGCGGAATGGAAACAGTGGAAATCGGAGACGCCGATTGTAGCGCTGGGCGACGTAAATGCAATCCCAGTCGAGCGCAGCGTCGAGTGGAAGAAGCGATGCCGGCCCCGGTTTGGATCGATATCATCCCGAAACAGACGGGTTGCGACCTGTGGGCTTTAGCTTCCCAGCGGCGTAGAATCGGCTGGCGGTTGCCTATGGTACTCAAAGATTCGGTCGTAACGGTTAGTTGGAAAATGTCGATTGGTCAGTGATGTTTGGAGGGCTTTGAGGGACGCACTTTAACAACTTGTGAAACCTAACTTTGTGGCGGATAGATAGTCAGGCTTTTCGCCGGCAAATATCCCATGTTTCACAGATTGACTGCTTTAACATTAACCCTGCGGTATTTATGGCGAAAAAAACTTCCCGAGCCGGCACCAAAAGTTTGGTGATTGTCGAATCGCCGGCCAAAGCCCGAACAATTAGCAAGTTCCTGGGGCGCGATTTCACGGTCGAGGCCAGCATTGGGCACATTCGCGATTTGCCCCAGGGGGCCAAGGAAATACCCGCGGAGTATAAGGACCAGGCCTGGTCGCGTCTGGGTGTGAATGTGGAGCAGGATTTCGACCCGCTGTACGTTATTCCGCATAGTAAATCAGCCCATGTGAAAAAACTTCGAGGTCTGGTCAAGGACGCCAAAGATTTGTATCTGGCGACCGACGAGGATCGAGAAGGGGAAGCCATTAGTTGGCATTTGAACGAAGTGCTAAAGCCCAAAATTCCGGTGCGGCGGTTGGTGTTCCATGAAATCACCAAGGACGCCATTCATGAGGCACTGGAACATCCACGGGAAATAGATCAAGACCTGGTCCGGGCCCAGGAAACGCGCCGGATTTTGGATCGGCTGTACGGATACGAAGTGTCGCCGCTGTTGTGGCGTAAGGTGCGGCCCAAATTATCGGCCGGCCGCGTGCAAAGCGTGGCGGTGCGATTGATTGTGGAGCGGGAACGGCAGCGGATGGCGTTCCATTCGGCCACGTACTGGGATCTGCTGGCGACGTTTGCCAACGCCGCCAAAACGCAATTTGCGGCTACGATGATCTCATTAAACGGCAAGCAAATTCCCTCGGGCAAGGATTTCGATTCCGCCACCGGCAAGCTCAAAGATTCCGCACTGTTGCTGCTGGACGAAACGCAGGCACAGGAATTGGTGCAGCGGCTGCGAGCCGCCGAATTTCGCGTGAGCGCGTTGGAGGTGAAGCCGTACACGTCGCGTCCCTATCCGCCGTTTACCACCAGCACGCTGCAACAGGAAGCGAACCGAAAATTGGGCTTTACTGCCCGGCGCACCATGCAGGCGGCCCAAAGTTTGTACGAAAACGGTCACATCACCTATATGCGTACCGATTCGACAAATTTGGCGAGCGTGGCGATTGAAGCGGCGCGGGCATTGGTGGCGTCGCAATACGGTCCGGAATATGTGCCCGACAGCCCGCGAGTCTATTCCGCAAAAGTGAAAAACGCGCAGGAAGCGCACGAGGCGATTCGTCCGGCGGGCCATCCGTTCGATTTCCCCGAACAATTACGGAGCGAATTAGGGCCCGACGAGTTCAAGCTGTACGACCTGATTTGGAAGCGGACCGTGGCCAGTCAGATGGTCGATTGCCGCGGCCAGCGCATTACCGTGACGATTGCCGGGGGCGGCGCCGAGTTTACGGCGGGGGGCAAAACGATCGATTTCGCCGGTTACTTGCGGGCTTACGTGGAAGGCTCCGACGACCCGGAAGCGGACCTGGCCGACCGCGAAGCGGTTTTGCCATCGCTGGCAGAGGGAGAAAAATTGCAATTGGCCGGCGACGGACTGGAACCGAAAAGCCACACCACGCAGCCGCCGGGGCGGTTCAGCGAAGCGGCGCTCACGCGGGCACTGGAAGAGTTGGGCATCGGCCGGCCCAGCACGTACGCAAGCATTATCGACACCATTCAGGCCCGCAACTACGTGTTCAAAAAAGGCGGCGCGCTGGTGCCCACGTGGACGGCGTTCGCGGTCACGCAGTTGTTGGAAAAGCATCTGCAGGAATTGGTCGATTACGGCTTCACCGCGCAAATGGAAGACGATTTGGACGCCATCAGCCGCGGCGAGCAGGCCCAGGTAGATTACTTGCGAAAATTTTATTTCGGCAACGGGCAGCCGGGGTTGAAAAAACATTTGGATAAAAAAAC harbors:
- a CDS encoding cupin domain-containing protein, with the protein product MEIKRSGSQPSAKPPAEYFTGTVRLDPLFQPIAPARAAGNSVTFEPGARTAWHTHPLGQTLIVTAGCGLTQRWGGPIEQIRPGDVVLIPPGEKHWHGAAPATAMTHIAIQEMLDGKQVEWLEKVTDQQYSPRG
- a CDS encoding DnaJ domain-containing protein; the encoded protein is MRSYYEELEVDSSASADDICVAFRRLAKKYHPDLNIGREQEVRAAFIRVQRAFEILSDPERRARYDAHYDRRNPWGQPTPPSVYEIQPLDEFQIDRSSLETAVNLPRIRRRLDPQLRKAILFIAVCIVVAVLVVIITT
- a CDS encoding DinB family protein; its protein translation is MTTAISLVHRLHQHRAWVNQNLLAAAAQLNDEQLRRPFAIGQGSVWKSLTHMYAAEYVWLAALQGNENALAPGDVPGQLPGNQQGEDALRTLDELRQKWSALEKRWADDLAAHAPESLDELVYRFSASFGERFSCRRSDVLLHVCAHAQYTTAQVVNMLRHLGVEKLPSTMLMALARQEAKQQQP
- a CDS encoding tetratricopeptide repeat protein, which produces MLSRALRLAQAGNRRAAIDLLRELSKQTPTDALVWFHLGALLDAGGKMRQAIPCYLRALRLNPRHPQHYEMCLYLCSSYRKTGRPLAARRWLKKAETFGHDTALQRRLQRLLNRRQRLQD
- the topA gene encoding type I DNA topoisomerase, whose product is MAKKTSRAGTKSLVIVESPAKARTISKFLGRDFTVEASIGHIRDLPQGAKEIPAEYKDQAWSRLGVNVEQDFDPLYVIPHSKSAHVKKLRGLVKDAKDLYLATDEDREGEAISWHLNEVLKPKIPVRRLVFHEITKDAIHEALEHPREIDQDLVRAQETRRILDRLYGYEVSPLLWRKVRPKLSAGRVQSVAVRLIVERERQRMAFHSATYWDLLATFANAAKTQFAATMISLNGKQIPSGKDFDSATGKLKDSALLLLDETQAQELVQRLRAAEFRVSALEVKPYTSRPYPPFTTSTLQQEANRKLGFTARRTMQAAQSLYENGHITYMRTDSTNLASVAIEAARALVASQYGPEYVPDSPRVYSAKVKNAQEAHEAIRPAGHPFDFPEQLRSELGPDEFKLYDLIWKRTVASQMVDCRGQRITVTIAGGGAEFTAGGKTIDFAGYLRAYVEGSDDPEADLADREAVLPSLAEGEKLQLAGDGLEPKSHTTQPPGRFSEAALTRALEELGIGRPSTYASIIDTIQARNYVFKKGGALVPTWTAFAVTQLLEKHLQELVDYGFTAQMEDDLDAISRGEQAQVDYLRKFYFGNGQPGLKKHLDKKTDEIDARDVSRVLLSEPEGEPPIFVRVGRYGPFIEQGERRASLPEGLAPEELTLEKCRELFSQASQADEPLGVCPETGKPVYLKVGRFGPYVQRGTPDDEEKPQNASLLKGMTAESVDLATALKLLTLPRNLGTHPENGQTVTAFNGRFGPYIKCGEETRSLPAGVSPLEVTFTEALELLKQPKAMRRGFGAKKEPLKVFDPSPVTKNAVQLLDGRYGQYVTDGVTNASVPKNTAPEEVTFEFALRLLADRAAAGPSKKASRRGAKKTAAAKPKRAMASKSA